One genomic segment of Salinigranum rubrum includes these proteins:
- a CDS encoding DUF7351 domain-containing protein has protein sequence MSLLRRANRGELPPGPGVEVLHRLPRTEPDPEGRPRRPRRGLPREPPAAPAGVQGRTASEAYEAAWTWANLEFLAEAAGVCSRCSAALSESVTVCESHTAEEDVCAACGNRHAVQFSADCPNCINDLRGPFVLKLVSHTELLAFLTAHGLNPVAPSRDSVAAVDAVHMDYEEEVCSREPFEARFTFSADGDTLSLTVDDDLQVVDVER, from the coding sequence GTGTCACTACTGCGGCGCGCCAATCGAGGTGAGCTACCGCCAGGACCGGGTGTTGAAGTACTGCACCGACTGCCCCGGACGGAACCGGACCCCGAGGGGCGTCCCCGACGCCCCCGCCGAGGGCTACCTCGGGAGCCTCCCGCTGCCCCCGCAGGCGTCCAGGGACGGACGGCGAGCGAGGCGTACGAGGCCGCGTGGACCTGGGCCAACCTCGAATTTCTCGCGGAGGCGGCCGGAGTCTGCTCGCGCTGTTCGGCCGCGCTCTCCGAGTCGGTGACCGTCTGTGAGAGCCATACCGCCGAGGAAGACGTCTGCGCGGCGTGTGGGAACCGCCACGCCGTCCAGTTTTCGGCCGACTGTCCGAACTGTATCAACGACCTCCGGGGACCGTTCGTCCTGAAACTCGTCTCTCACACCGAACTGCTGGCCTTCCTCACCGCTCACGGCCTCAATCCGGTCGCGCCCTCCCGCGACTCCGTCGCGGCCGTCGACGCGGTCCACATGGACTACGAGGAGGAGGTGTGCTCCCGAGAGCCGTTCGAGGCGCGATTCACGTTCTCGGCCGACGGCGACACGCTCTCGCTCACGGTCGACGACGACCTGCAGGTGGTCGACGTGGAGCGGTGA
- a CDS encoding ABC transporter permease, protein MSLARFLVKRALQGVLVVWGVVTVVFGLRFISPGDPANVLLPPDVDPQVRQQVIAELGLNKPLHVQYFEFVAGIPVGDLGLSLVTRTPVTGRVLSKVPATLELAIAATVVAVVIAIPLGVVSATRRHEPADYGATLFSLLGISTPNFWLGVMLIIVLAVQLDLFPTSQRPIGLDGVFGLLVAGQVGNAVDGLLAWAWHITLPAVTLGTYFTALITRLTRSGMLDELGKTYVRAARAKGLPETLTRYRHALRNTLIPVITVVGLQLGTLIGGAVITEAVFAWPGLGTLIINSINARDWPVLQGSLIIVAVGFVLVNILVDTLYAYVNPQVAFD, encoded by the coding sequence ATGTCGCTGGCCAGGTTCCTCGTCAAGCGCGCGCTCCAGGGCGTCCTCGTCGTCTGGGGGGTCGTCACGGTGGTGTTCGGCCTCCGGTTCATCTCCCCGGGCGACCCCGCGAACGTCCTCCTCCCGCCGGACGTCGACCCCCAGGTACGACAGCAGGTGATCGCCGAACTCGGCCTCAACAAACCGCTGCACGTCCAGTACTTCGAGTTCGTCGCCGGCATCCCCGTCGGTGACCTCGGCCTCTCGCTCGTGACCCGGACGCCCGTCACCGGCAGGGTGCTCTCGAAGGTGCCCGCGACGCTCGAACTCGCCATCGCCGCGACGGTCGTCGCCGTCGTCATCGCCATTCCGCTGGGCGTGGTGAGCGCGACCCGCCGGCACGAACCCGCCGACTACGGCGCGACGCTGTTCTCGCTCTTGGGGATTTCGACGCCGAACTTCTGGCTCGGCGTGATGCTCATCATCGTCCTCGCCGTCCAACTGGACCTCTTCCCGACGAGCCAGCGACCGATCGGACTGGACGGCGTGTTCGGCCTCCTCGTCGCGGGGCAGGTCGGGAACGCGGTCGACGGCCTGCTGGCGTGGGCGTGGCACATCACGCTCCCCGCCGTCACGCTGGGAACGTACTTCACGGCGCTCATCACCCGGCTGACCAGAAGCGGGATGCTCGACGAACTGGGGAAGACCTACGTCAGAGCCGCCCGCGCCAAAGGGTTGCCCGAGACGCTCACGCGCTACCGGCACGCGCTCCGGAACACGCTCATTCCCGTCATCACCGTCGTCGGCCTCCAACTGGGGACGCTCATCGGCGGGGCGGTCATCACCGAGGCCGTCTTCGCCTGGCCCGGCCTCGGAACCCTGATCATCAACTCCATCAACGCACGCGACTGGCCGGTGTTGCAGGGCTCTCTCATCATCGTCGCCGTCGGCTTCGTCCTCGTGAACATCCTCGTCGACACGCTGTACGCGTACGTCAACCCGCAGGTGGCGTTCGACTGA
- a CDS encoding ABC transporter substrate-binding protein: MTADDRLDRRAFLKLTGGAATTAALAGCSGTGGSEGEGGGSTEASTDSGGESTEMSTETSESGGSESTGDFPVTIVQGNMPSGLDPHDHRETPTDVVMLHAYEGVLTRTADGTITEALATGYERVDGENTVTFTIREDVPFHNGDTLTPDDVAYSINRIVQEDVGFASPQRDQLAGVTGAEATDETTVTVQNDGLNPIVFSEFATYCDVMQQSWVEERSKAEVGQQMNGTGPFQLESYTEDEEVVFTPFENYWGDAVEVTELTFRAASEAGTRVNQLLQGEADVIVNVPPQEVQRVNDNSGTRIAAAPSTRIIYNAMRYDVEPFSSQQFRQAMNYAVDLNSIVENVLGGFGSPTGQPTLESFVGHNPDVEPYPYDPDEAERLVEESGHAGVEIELNTPVGRYLKDLEIAQAVAGFIDELPNVSATVRQRDFGSLVDELLTGNIEDKPPWYLIGWGEATFDGGLVMTALLTSDGALSSWSNEEFDSLLADAGDQSGDTREATLQEANALAHDQAPWVFLNRQYSVYGVSERVAWEPRSDERIDASAMTPQ, encoded by the coding sequence ATGACCGCTGACGACCGACTCGACAGGCGAGCGTTCCTCAAACTGACTGGCGGCGCGGCGACGACGGCCGCGCTCGCTGGCTGTAGCGGAACGGGAGGTTCCGAGGGCGAGGGGGGTGGTTCGACCGAAGCGTCGACCGACTCGGGTGGCGAATCCACCGAGATGTCGACCGAGACGTCCGAATCGGGCGGGAGCGAGTCGACCGGTGACTTCCCCGTCACCATCGTCCAGGGGAACATGCCCTCGGGGCTCGACCCCCACGACCACCGCGAGACGCCGACGGACGTCGTGATGCTCCACGCGTACGAGGGCGTCCTCACCCGCACCGCGGACGGGACCATCACCGAGGCGCTCGCGACGGGGTACGAACGGGTCGACGGCGAGAACACGGTCACGTTCACCATCCGCGAGGACGTGCCGTTCCACAACGGCGACACCCTCACGCCCGACGACGTCGCGTACTCCATCAACCGCATCGTGCAGGAGGACGTCGGCTTCGCCAGCCCGCAGCGCGACCAACTCGCCGGCGTCACGGGCGCGGAAGCCACCGACGAGACGACCGTGACGGTCCAGAACGACGGCCTCAACCCTATCGTCTTCTCCGAGTTCGCCACCTACTGCGACGTGATGCAGCAGAGTTGGGTAGAGGAGCGCTCGAAGGCCGAGGTCGGCCAGCAGATGAACGGCACCGGACCCTTCCAGCTCGAATCGTACACCGAGGACGAGGAAGTCGTCTTCACCCCGTTCGAGAACTACTGGGGCGACGCGGTGGAGGTGACGGAACTCACCTTCCGCGCCGCCAGCGAGGCCGGCACCCGGGTCAATCAACTGCTCCAGGGCGAGGCCGACGTCATCGTGAACGTCCCGCCACAGGAGGTCCAGCGGGTCAACGACAACTCCGGCACGCGCATCGCCGCCGCGCCGAGTACGCGCATCATCTACAACGCGATGCGCTACGACGTCGAGCCGTTCTCGTCCCAGCAGTTCCGCCAGGCGATGAACTACGCCGTCGACCTGAACAGCATCGTCGAGAACGTCCTCGGCGGGTTCGGGTCGCCCACCGGCCAACCCACCCTCGAAAGCTTCGTCGGGCACAACCCCGACGTCGAGCCGTACCCGTACGACCCCGACGAGGCCGAGCGTCTCGTCGAGGAGAGCGGTCACGCCGGCGTCGAAATCGAACTCAACACGCCCGTCGGCCGGTACCTGAAGGACCTCGAAATCGCCCAGGCGGTCGCGGGCTTCATCGACGAACTCCCGAACGTCTCCGCCACCGTGCGCCAGCGCGACTTCGGGTCGCTCGTCGACGAACTCCTGACCGGAAACATCGAGGACAAGCCGCCGTGGTACCTCATCGGCTGGGGCGAGGCCACCTTCGACGGCGGCCTCGTCATGACCGCGCTGTTGACCAGCGACGGCGCGCTCTCCTCGTGGAGCAACGAGGAGTTCGACTCCTTGCTCGCCGACGCGGGCGACCAGTCAGGCGACACCCGCGAGGCGACGCTGCAGGAGGCGAACGCCCTCGCGCACGACCAGGCGCCGTGGGTCTTCCTGAACCGCCAGTACAGCGTCTACGGCGTCTCCGAGCGCGTCGCGTGGGAGCCACGCAGCGACGAGCGCATCGACGCGTCGGCGATGACCCCCCAGTAG
- a CDS encoding transcriptional regulator, with translation MAELNRVAKRMYNVTPDPLRLTFDDDTTGVFELSSAEFFQQEFQAEGRRVDGNGTYRFTTNEDNTAVLVGRETADGWALVGEVVEAEAADGVEDAGQDRG, from the coding sequence ATGGCCGAACTCAACAGGGTCGCAAAGCGGATGTACAACGTCACCCCGGACCCGCTCCGACTCACCTTCGACGACGACACGACGGGCGTGTTCGAACTCTCCAGCGCCGAGTTCTTCCAGCAGGAGTTCCAGGCCGAGGGGCGCCGAGTCGACGGGAACGGGACGTATCGCTTCACCACGAACGAGGACAACACGGCGGTGCTCGTCGGTCGGGAGACCGCCGACGGCTGGGCACTGGTCGGAGAGGTCGTCGAGGCCGAGGCGGCCGACGGTGTCGAAGACGCCGGCCAGGACCGGGGCTGA
- a CDS encoding ribonuclease H family protein: MAVHGRQTLRNLFDDSPTPHIAHPPRTHHRHFYVATDGSYRPDGGGLGAVIEARDGTRVARIALPDTPPDNNVAEYRALHLGLDVLAARAPPDALVGVLVDHDDLAGNVNSAVLETRQPGWQPGRKPSIPAGSEHHWRGIQARIAGFGELRAARIDSRDNPAHPLANAPAEYAHVNRQPDRCVLPDAPTGTAETAEPQYPPPSRFDRAGGVGSD; encoded by the coding sequence ATGGCCGTTCACGGCCGTCAAACGCTTCGGAACCTGTTCGACGACTCCCCGACGCCCCACATCGCGCACCCGCCGCGCACACACCATCGCCACTTCTACGTCGCCACCGACGGCTCCTACCGACCGGACGGTGGCGGCCTCGGCGCCGTCATCGAGGCCCGCGACGGGACACGCGTCGCTCGGATCGCACTCCCCGACACCCCGCCCGACAACAACGTCGCGGAGTACCGCGCGCTCCACCTGGGGCTGGACGTCCTCGCCGCCCGCGCGCCGCCGGACGCGCTCGTCGGCGTCCTCGTCGACCACGACGACCTGGCGGGCAACGTCAACAGCGCCGTGCTCGAGACGCGCCAGCCCGGCTGGCAGCCCGGCCGCAAGCCCTCGATTCCCGCCGGGAGCGAACACCACTGGCGGGGTATCCAGGCGCGCATCGCCGGCTTCGGCGAACTCCGCGCCGCCCGCATCGACTCCCGCGACAACCCCGCTCACCCGCTCGCGAACGCGCCCGCCGAGTACGCGCACGTCAACCGACAGCCGGACCGGTGCGTGCTTCCGGACGCCCCGACTGGGACGGCAGAGACGGCCGAACCCCAGTACCCGCCCCCGTCGCGCTTCGACCGCGCCGGCGGCGTCGGGAGCGACTGA
- a CDS encoding ABC transporter ATP-binding protein: MTSGEERPLVEVRDLQKYYFEQDTLVDRLLGNETRSVKAVDGVSFDIHEGETLGLVGESGCGKSTTGETVLRLREATGGDVRFDGESVSELSGSDLARFRRRAQIVFQDPFSSLDPRMTVGEIIAEPLVVHDLPDEPVEGSAREWRRERAADLLERVGLSASQLDRYPHEFSGGQRQRVGIARALALDPDFIVLDEPVSALDVSVQAQVLNLLSDLQDEFGLTYLFIAHDLSVVRHLCDRVAVMYLGSVVELGPVDAIFESPDHPYTQALLESVPRASVEEQGRYVETLTGDVPSPRNPPSGCRFRTRCPVVIPPADVDIDQGAYRAVMDLRDALERGDLDAESVWGRLDAERGDEEAFVESVRETYLDGQTLSGENERVVGEAVAALAREEHATATDLLAERFASVCETDQPTLGADEHTAACHLVGGEETPTSRTDDTTRTN; this comes from the coding sequence ATGACTAGCGGCGAGGAGCGCCCGCTCGTCGAGGTCCGCGACCTCCAGAAGTACTACTTCGAGCAGGACACGCTCGTCGACCGGCTACTGGGGAACGAGACGCGGAGCGTGAAGGCCGTCGACGGCGTGAGCTTCGACATCCACGAGGGGGAGACCCTGGGACTGGTCGGCGAGTCGGGCTGTGGGAAGTCCACGACCGGCGAGACGGTGCTCAGACTCCGCGAGGCCACCGGCGGCGACGTCCGGTTCGACGGCGAGTCGGTGTCGGAGTTGAGCGGAAGCGACCTCGCGCGCTTTCGCCGTCGGGCACAGATCGTCTTTCAGGACCCCTTTTCGAGCCTGGACCCGCGAATGACCGTCGGCGAGATAATCGCCGAACCGCTCGTCGTCCACGACCTCCCCGACGAACCCGTCGAGGGGAGCGCACGGGAGTGGCGCCGCGAGCGCGCCGCCGACCTGCTCGAACGCGTCGGTCTCTCGGCCTCACAGCTCGACCGGTACCCCCACGAGTTCTCGGGCGGCCAGCGCCAGCGCGTCGGCATCGCCCGGGCGCTGGCGCTCGACCCCGACTTCATCGTCCTCGACGAGCCGGTGTCGGCGCTCGACGTGAGCGTCCAGGCGCAGGTGCTGAACCTCCTCTCGGACCTGCAGGACGAGTTCGGCCTCACGTACCTGTTCATCGCACACGACCTGAGCGTGGTGCGGCATCTGTGCGACCGCGTCGCCGTGATGTATCTCGGAAGCGTCGTCGAACTCGGCCCCGTCGACGCCATCTTCGAGTCGCCGGACCACCCGTACACGCAGGCGCTCTTGGAGAGTGTCCCGCGCGCCAGTGTCGAAGAACAGGGACGGTACGTCGAGACGCTGACCGGCGACGTGCCCTCCCCGCGGAACCCTCCCTCCGGCTGTCGGTTCCGGACGCGGTGTCCCGTGGTGATTCCGCCTGCGGACGTGGACATCGACCAAGGGGCTTACCGCGCCGTGATGGACCTCCGCGACGCGCTCGAACGCGGCGACCTCGACGCCGAGTCGGTGTGGGGCCGACTCGACGCCGAGCGCGGCGACGAGGAGGCGTTCGTCGAATCCGTCCGCGAGACGTATCTCGACGGACAGACCCTCTCGGGGGAGAACGAGCGCGTCGTCGGAGAGGCCGTGGCGGCGCTGGCGCGAGAAGAGCACGCGACGGCGACCGACCTCCTCGCGGAGCGGTTCGCGAGCGTCTGTGAGACGGACCAACCGACGCTTGGGGCCGACGAACACACCGCCGCGTGTCACCTCGTCGGCGGGGAGGAGACGCCGACGTCCCGGACGGACGACACCACGAGGACGAACTGA
- a CDS encoding DMT family transporter, translated as MTRYRNLALFLFLAAVWGSAFMAIKAGLAYFPPVLFAAVRYDIAGVVMLAYAVYVVDDPVPRGRTQWAVVAVGSLLLIAGYHALLFVGETDPAVTSAAAAVIVSLSPVLTTGFARLFLPGERLTTVGTVGLLLGLVGVVVLTRPDPNDLLGGGAVAKLLVFAAATAFALGSVLTRKLDSDIPIETMEAWSMVGGALALHLVSLGLGESPAAVVWTVESVTALLYLSVAASAVGFLVYFDLLDRLGPIEINLVSYVAPVFAALSGWLFLAEVPTAYTVVGFALIFAGFVLVKHRTVRDELPRLRRRGRAFFAGDD; from the coding sequence GTGACCCGCTACCGGAACCTCGCCCTGTTTCTGTTTCTCGCGGCAGTGTGGGGCTCGGCGTTCATGGCTATCAAGGCCGGCCTCGCGTACTTTCCCCCCGTCCTGTTCGCGGCGGTCCGGTACGACATCGCGGGGGTCGTGATGCTGGCGTACGCGGTCTACGTGGTCGACGATCCGGTCCCCCGCGGCCGGACCCAGTGGGCGGTCGTCGCCGTCGGCTCGCTGTTGCTCATCGCGGGCTACCACGCCCTGTTGTTCGTCGGCGAGACCGATCCGGCCGTCACCTCGGCGGCCGCGGCCGTCATCGTCTCGCTGAGTCCCGTCCTGACGACGGGGTTCGCCCGCCTCTTCCTCCCGGGCGAGCGACTCACGACCGTCGGCACCGTCGGTCTCCTCCTGGGCCTCGTGGGGGTCGTCGTCCTCACCCGACCGGACCCGAACGACCTCCTCGGCGGCGGCGCGGTGGCGAAACTGCTCGTGTTCGCGGCGGCGACCGCCTTCGCGCTCGGGTCGGTCCTCACCCGTAAACTGGACAGCGACATCCCCATCGAGACGATGGAGGCGTGGTCGATGGTCGGCGGCGCGCTCGCCTTGCACCTCGTGAGTCTGGGCCTCGGAGAGTCCCCCGCCGCGGTCGTCTGGACCGTCGAGTCGGTGACGGCGCTGTTGTATCTGTCCGTCGCGGCGTCGGCCGTCGGCTTCCTCGTGTACTTCGACCTGCTCGACCGCCTCGGCCCCATCGAGATCAACCTCGTCTCGTACGTGGCCCCGGTGTTCGCGGCGCTCTCGGGGTGGCTGTTCCTCGCCGAGGTGCCGACCGCCTACACCGTCGTCGGCTTCGCGCTCATCTTCGCCGGGTTCGTCCTCGTCAAACACCGCACCGTCCGCGACGAACTCCCCCGGCTCCGACGGCGTGGCCGCGCGTTCTTCGCGGGCGACGACTGA
- a CDS encoding NADP-dependent malic enzyme — protein MGLDDDAREYHRQDPPGKIEIATTKPTNTQRDLSLAYSPGVAAPCLDIDADANRAYEYTAKGNLVGVISNGSAVLGLGNIGAQASKPVMEGKGVLFKRFADIDVFDIELDLESPDDMIESISAMEPTFGGINLEDIKAPECFEIERRLREEMSIPVFHDDQHGTAIISGAALVNAAELVDKELSELKVVFSGAGASAIATARFYESLGATHENIVMCDSTGIITANRADDVNEFKREYAQDVPDGDLADAMEDADVFVGLSVGGIVSQEMVQSMADNPVVFAMANPDPEITYEDAKAARDDTVIMATGRSDYPNQVNNVLGFPFIFRGALDVRATEINEEMKLAAARALAELARQDVPDAVVKAYGDQPLQFGPDYVIPKPLDPRVLFEVAPAVAEAAVESGSARTELDTQEYVERLEARLGKSREMMRVVLNKAKSDPKVVALAEGTDEKMIRAAYQLEEQGIARPVLIGREERIQRTAQRLGLEFEPSIADPRNGDWEHYADRLYELRQRKGLTRSEAGELIRRDSNYFASVMVEEGDADAMLTGLTHHYPSALRPPLQVIGTAEDADYAAGVYLLTFRNRVIFAADTTVNLDPTSEVLAEITKHTAELARSFNVEPTAALLSYSNFGSVDNEGTRKPREAVRMLHDDPAVDFPVDGEMQADTAVVEDILEGTYDFSELDDPANVLVFPNLEAGNIGYKLLQRLGGAEAIGPMLVGMAKPVHVLQRGDEVKDIVNLAGVAVVDAQNE, from the coding sequence ATGGGATTAGACGACGACGCGCGAGAGTATCACCGTCAGGATCCACCCGGGAAGATCGAGATCGCGACGACCAAGCCGACGAACACCCAGCGCGACCTCTCGCTGGCGTACTCGCCGGGAGTCGCGGCCCCGTGTCTCGACATCGACGCCGACGCGAACAGGGCGTACGAGTACACGGCGAAGGGGAACCTCGTCGGCGTCATCTCGAACGGTTCGGCCGTCCTGGGGCTGGGCAACATCGGCGCGCAGGCGTCGAAGCCGGTGATGGAGGGGAAGGGCGTGCTGTTCAAGCGCTTCGCCGACATCGACGTGTTCGACATCGAACTCGACCTCGAATCGCCCGACGACATGATCGAGTCGATATCGGCGATGGAGCCGACGTTCGGCGGCATCAACCTGGAGGACATCAAGGCGCCGGAGTGTTTCGAAATCGAGCGTCGCCTCCGCGAGGAGATGTCCATCCCCGTGTTCCACGACGACCAGCACGGGACGGCCATCATCTCCGGGGCCGCGCTGGTGAACGCCGCGGAACTCGTCGACAAGGAGCTCTCGGAGCTGAAAGTCGTCTTCTCCGGCGCCGGGGCGTCTGCCATCGCGACCGCCCGTTTCTACGAGTCGCTCGGGGCGACCCACGAGAACATCGTGATGTGCGACTCCACGGGAATAATCACGGCCAACAGAGCCGACGACGTCAACGAGTTCAAGCGCGAGTACGCCCAGGACGTCCCCGACGGCGACCTCGCGGACGCCATGGAGGACGCGGACGTGTTCGTCGGCCTCTCGGTGGGCGGCATCGTCTCCCAGGAGATGGTCCAGTCGATGGCCGACAACCCCGTCGTCTTCGCGATGGCGAACCCCGACCCGGAGATCACCTACGAGGACGCCAAAGCGGCCCGAGACGACACGGTCATCATGGCGACGGGACGGTCGGACTACCCGAACCAGGTGAACAACGTCCTCGGGTTCCCCTTCATCTTCCGCGGCGCGCTCGACGTGCGCGCCACCGAGATAAACGAGGAGATGAAGCTCGCGGCCGCCCGCGCCCTCGCCGAGTTGGCCCGGCAGGACGTCCCCGACGCGGTCGTGAAGGCCTACGGCGACCAGCCGTTGCAGTTCGGCCCCGACTACGTCATCCCCAAGCCGCTGGACCCGCGGGTGCTGTTCGAGGTCGCCCCGGCGGTCGCGGAGGCGGCCGTCGAATCCGGTTCGGCCCGGACCGAACTGGACACCCAGGAGTACGTCGAACGGCTCGAAGCCCGCCTCGGGAAGTCCCGCGAGATGATGCGGGTCGTCCTCAACAAGGCGAAGTCCGACCCGAAGGTCGTCGCGCTCGCGGAGGGCACGGACGAGAAGATGATCCGGGCCGCGTACCAGTTGGAAGAGCAGGGCATCGCCCGCCCCGTCCTCATCGGCCGCGAGGAGCGCATCCAGCGGACGGCACAGCGTCTCGGGCTGGAGTTCGAGCCGTCGATCGCCGATCCACGAAACGGCGACTGGGAGCACTACGCCGACCGACTGTACGAACTCCGCCAGCGGAAGGGCCTCACGCGGTCGGAGGCGGGCGAACTCATCCGCCGCGACAGCAACTACTTCGCCAGCGTGATGGTCGAGGAGGGCGACGCCGACGCGATGCTGACCGGGCTGACCCACCACTACCCCTCGGCGCTCCGCCCGCCGCTGCAGGTCATCGGGACCGCCGAGGACGCCGACTACGCCGCCGGGGTGTATCTGCTCACCTTCCGTAACCGGGTCATCTTCGCCGCCGACACGACGGTGAACCTCGACCCGACGTCGGAGGTGCTCGCGGAGATTACGAAACACACCGCCGAGTTGGCCCGGAGCTTCAACGTCGAACCCACCGCGGCGCTCCTCTCGTACTCGAACTTCGGGTCGGTCGACAACGAGGGCACCCGCAAGCCGCGCGAGGCGGTGCGGATGCTCCACGACGACCCCGCGGTCGACTTCCCCGTCGACGGCGAGATGCAGGCCGACACCGCCGTCGTCGAGGACATCCTGGAGGGGACGTACGACTTCTCCGAACTCGACGACCCCGCGAACGTGCTCGTGTTCCCGAACCTGGAGGCGGGGAACATCGGCTACAAACTGCTCCAGCGCCTCGGCGGCGCGGAGGCCATCGGCCCGATGCTCGTCGGGATGGCGAAACCCGTCCACGTCCTCCAGCGCGGTGACGAGGTGAAAGACATCGTTAACTTGGCGGGCGTGGCGGTCGTCGACGCGCAGAACGAGTAA
- a CDS encoding sulfite exporter TauE/SafE family protein, producing the protein MLPPSPTTVLVFGIVALGGVVTGVNGFGYSVVGTGLLAMVVEPQAAVVLMILPILGANVSLVRELDGAGVKRCAKRFWPFVATALVGTVVGMSLLPRVPRRPLTLALGLFVFGFLAYAQERYPLPGESWIRGRVSETTRVKLLLGAVSGLVFGASNVGVQVVAYLQSLELDHRTFVGVVAMVFLGISGVRVVVAGALGLYEDGGLLALSAVAAVPGLVGVSVGRRVRPRLARRVRRAGMFALLAFVGARLVTTGLGL; encoded by the coding sequence ATGCTCCCTCCGTCGCCAACCACGGTACTCGTCTTCGGCATCGTCGCGCTCGGTGGAGTCGTGACCGGGGTGAACGGCTTCGGCTACTCCGTCGTCGGGACGGGGCTACTCGCGATGGTCGTGGAACCGCAGGCGGCCGTCGTGTTGATGATCCTTCCCATTCTGGGGGCGAACGTCTCGCTCGTCCGGGAACTCGACGGGGCGGGGGTGAAGCGGTGTGCGAAGCGCTTCTGGCCGTTCGTCGCGACGGCACTCGTCGGAACCGTCGTCGGTATGAGTCTCCTCCCCCGGGTCCCGAGGCGGCCGCTCACGCTCGCGCTCGGGCTGTTCGTCTTCGGGTTCCTCGCGTACGCACAGGAGCGGTATCCGCTCCCCGGCGAGTCGTGGATTCGGGGCCGCGTCTCCGAGACGACCCGGGTGAAACTCCTCCTGGGTGCGGTCTCGGGGCTGGTGTTCGGTGCCTCGAACGTCGGCGTACAGGTCGTCGCCTACCTGCAGAGTCTCGAACTCGACCACCGGACGTTCGTCGGCGTGGTCGCGATGGTCTTTCTCGGCATCTCGGGCGTCAGGGTGGTCGTCGCCGGCGCGCTGGGCCTGTACGAGGACGGCGGCCTGTTGGCGCTCTCGGCCGTCGCCGCGGTGCCAGGGCTCGTCGGCGTCTCGGTCGGCCGGCGCGTCCGCCCGCGACTCGCTCGGCGGGTCCGACGGGCGGGGATGTTCGCCCTCCTTGCGTTCGTCGGCGCGCGGTTGGTCACGACGGGACTCGGGCTGTGA
- a CDS encoding twin-arginine translocase subunit TatC, giving the protein MHSDVVPARPPLGRRRSPLGTALRSRPRRLVAVFVLGLLLTTGCVALVAATVDLSPWLGSVSEADPTGSLSTLRLALEAGLLGGLAATALAVTARLVRDRRVRPARAVGPLAAAGCGFVSGVLVAVAVLPALLTLRTGATGVPLGSAVDPTGVAELVCFFPLGVGVGTALPGLLVAAVRAGAVPRYTSTRQRGFVALAVVTLAATHSPADLPTFALLAAPPLGGFGLGVAWLEFA; this is encoded by the coding sequence ATGCACTCGGACGTCGTTCCCGCTCGCCCCCCGCTCGGGCGGCGGCGCTCGCCGCTCGGCACCGCCCTCCGCAGTCGCCCCCGTCGACTCGTCGCCGTCTTCGTTCTCGGCCTCCTCCTCACGACGGGGTGCGTAGCACTGGTCGCCGCGACGGTCGACCTCTCGCCGTGGCTCGGTTCGGTCAGCGAGGCCGACCCGACCGGGTCGCTCTCGACGCTCCGACTCGCGCTCGAAGCCGGCCTCCTCGGCGGCCTCGCCGCGACTGCACTCGCCGTCACCGCCCGTCTCGTCCGTGACCGCCGCGTCCGACCGGCACGCGCCGTCGGTCCGCTGGCCGCCGCCGGATGTGGGTTCGTCTCCGGTGTGCTGGTCGCCGTGGCCGTCCTGCCTGCGCTCCTCACGCTCCGGACGGGAGCGACCGGCGTGCCGCTCGGGTCGGCCGTCGACCCCACGGGCGTCGCAGAACTCGTCTGCTTCTTCCCGCTCGGCGTCGGCGTCGGCACCGCTCTCCCCGGCCTCCTCGTCGCCGCCGTCCGCGCCGGTGCGGTCCCTCGGTACACCTCGACGCGCCAGCGCGGGTTCGTCGCGCTCGCCGTCGTGACGCTCGCGGCGACCCACTCGCCGGCCGACCTCCCGACGTTCGCGCTCCTCGCCGCCCCGCCGCTCGGGGGGTTCGGTCTCGGCGTGGCGTGGCTCGAATTCGCCTGA
- a CDS encoding DUF7385 family protein, with protein sequence MEDFDEMLSSLTVQETAGGIRRYRNTVSIVCPACGEPFDDLVVCEDEFNSLELSMPLDLCTTTHDGQVVLFTHKP encoded by the coding sequence ATGGAAGACTTCGACGAGATGCTCTCGTCGCTGACGGTCCAGGAGACTGCCGGCGGCATCCGACGCTACCGGAACACGGTCAGTATCGTCTGCCCCGCCTGTGGAGAGCCGTTCGACGACCTCGTCGTCTGTGAGGACGAGTTCAACAGCCTCGAACTCAGCATGCCGCTCGACCTCTGTACGACGACGCACGACGGACAGGTCGTCCTGTTTACGCACAAGCCGTAA